The following nucleotide sequence is from Chloroflexota bacterium.
GGAATGAATATCCGAGATGATTAGATAGCGCATTCAAGACCTCTTTTGAATTCTGCAAAGTGGTAAATTATGATACTGCCGGTTGCTTTCTATGGCAAGATAGAGTTCTGCTTTGTACTTAGAGCACCGGCCGGTTCGATTGTTTCCAGGCATGACTGGAATGGTGATCTCTTGGCGCAGTACGAGTTGATTTTGACAATAACGCGTATTTCGATTATAATTAAAAATCATTGTAAAAATAACACATTTCTAGCCAGCGGCGAGGGGATCCAAGCAAAAGTGAACCCGACTACCAGGCGAATCTACATGATTGCTATCTTTCAGATCATCCCGTTGCTTATCCTTCCACCCGATCTGTTTCGCACTGCGAGCGTGCGTTTTCTGATCCTGCCGCTCGTCCTCTTCGGTTTGCTAGCCTGGGGTCTTGTGACTTATCGGAAGTGGGCCCGTCGACTGAGCATCTTCGTTCAAGGGTTCCACATCATTATCCGGTTGCTCACCCTTTTGCCGCGAGCGTACATACCACATGCCGCGGGCGGTGGGCCTAACTGGCCGTGGATTCTCACGAGTGTGGCTGCAATCCTCCTTTCGGGCCTCTTTCTCTACATTATCGACCAGCCCGAGATCCAGTTAGTGTTCGAGGCATAGCCAGCGAAATCCAGCGGGTACCACGCGATGCCCAGTGGTCCGAGTGAGGATGGATCATGACACCACAATGACCCGTGGTGTCAGTGGCAAACGGCTCATTACCCTCAGCAGGCTTGAAAAGGGCCTCTTGCTATTAGGGTCGTTTTTTGGTATATTGAAATGGGCTTAGTGTACTGCCCAGGGAGGAGAGAGCGTGTGAACGATACTGTTATGAAAGTCACCCTACGCCTGATTACATGGGCGATGATCGTTGCCCTCGCAGCCGGGTTTCTCTACAGACTCCTCGCCCTAATTCTCTCGAATCCGGCCTACTTTTTCGAACAGGTGCGCAATGGGCTGCAGTTAGGATTCGTCTACGCCCTCATTGCTTTGGGCTACACCATGGTGTACGGCGTCGTGCGGCTCATCAACTTCGCTCATGGTGATGTGTTTATGGTGGGCGCTTTCACCAGTTTTTATGCTATCACCCGCTATGGATGGGGTTTCCTGCCGGCCATCTTGCTTTCCATGATCATCTGCGCTGTTTTGGCTATCACCATCGAACGGGTGGCCTACAAACCGCTCCGTGATGCGCCACGTATCTCCGCCCTCATCACGGCCGTTGGCATGTCCTTTTTCCTGGAGTACTTCTCCGCTCTGGATTTCGTGTTCACTCCCGACTATATTACGTACAAGCGCCCATTTGAGGTAAGGGTGTGGGAAGTCGGCGGGGTGACGATCTCCAACATCATGATCATCATCGTTGTAGCCGCCGTTTTGTTGCTGGCCTTCCTCCAGTACGTGGTGCGGCAAACGAAAATTGGCAAAGCCATGCGGGCTACCGCAGCCGATAAACCCACCGCCCGGCTGATGGGTATCAACATTGACTTGGTCATCTCGGCTACCTTCGGATTGGGCGCCCTGTTCGCTGGGGCAGCGGGTGTGCTTTACGCTATCGCTTATCCGCAAATCATCACTTTCGTTGGCATCTTGCCCGGCCTCAAGGCCTTTGTCGCTGCGGTGCTGGGTGGTATTGGCAGCATCCCGGGCGCATTCCTGGGCTCGCTTATCATGGGACAAGTAGAGGTGCTCACCACTGCTTTCTTTTCCGTGCCGTTGCCCTCCGGTGAGGTGTTACGAGGTTCCACCATCCGGGACCTCATTGCCATGGCTGTCTTGATCCTTATTTTCCTGGTCCGACCGCGTGGTCTGCTGGGTGAACCAGAGGCGGAGAAGGCATAGGGGGCTACTTATGAAGATATTGCGTGCCATACCCTCCTGGATTACCAGCGC
It contains:
- a CDS encoding branched-chain amino acid ABC transporter permease, whose product is MIVALAAGFLYRLLALILSNPAYFFEQVRNGLQLGFVYALIALGYTMVYGVVRLINFAHGDVFMVGAFTSFYAITRYGWGFLPAILLSMIICAVLAITIERVAYKPLRDAPRISALITAVGMSFFLEYFSALDFVFTPDYITYKRPFEVRVWEVGGVTISNIMIIIVVAAVLLLAFLQYVVRQTKIGKAMRATAADKPTARLMGINIDLVISATFGLGALFAGAAGVLYAIAYPQIITFVGILPGLKAFVAAVLGGIGSIPGAFLGSLIMGQVEVLTTAFFSVPLPSGEVLRGSTIRDLIAMAVLILIFLVRPRGLLGEPEAEKA